The Sediminicola sp. YIK13 genomic sequence TTATATTCTGAAGAGAGCATAGGAATTTCCTTTTTTTCTACGGTATCATCATATGGATATTCTTGAATAAATAGTTTCGGTTCGTTGTCTTTTGCTTTGTTATGATGATTTGTTTTATTAATAGTGACTTTATAAAAATTAGTTAGGGTGTAAGAATCACCATTGTTTTTACCAATTAAATATTGCAGCGTATAGGCATCTGGCGTGCTAATATGCCGTTTAAAATGTTTGTCAAAATTTTGGGGACGAAACTTAGATACACAAAACTCTAAATGATAAAAAATAGAGGCTAATGCTTCTAATACATTCGATTTTCCACTACCATTGAGACCTGCAAAGCAAAAGGGCTGAAAGGTATCCATAGAATCCATATCTTTATGAAAATCAATACTAAAGCCTTCGTGTAAGCTTCTAAACTCATCTTGTATGTGAAGTTTTAAAAGCTTCATACTAGTTTCATTTTTACTGCTGAATCTTTTACATCATACTCTTGTTCGATAGCTCCTTCTTTAAGCATTTGAAAAGCAACTTGTTTGGCTTGCTGGTATTGAGTTTGGTTTTCAAAATCCTGCGAGTCTAGCCTTTCTAATAAACGACTGGCATAAACTGTAGCAATATCTCTAATATCGTTCTCTTCTTTGTCTACATCTATAGCTGCTAATAATACATCTAGTTCTGCATCTACATTAAAATTTAATTGCCCACTAAATGCACGTTGCAATAGGCTATTATATAAATTTTCTAACTCAGTTTTAGACTGAATTAAGGTTTCTTTTTGTACTTGTATATTATGGTATATGGTTTCAAACTTATTTTGGAGTTCTATAGGGACGTCTTTCAATTTCAAATCTTTTATAATAGTTAGGTTTAGTCCAGCCATAATTGCTCCTTTTTCTTGAGCTTTCATTTGATAGCTTATATATGGGTTTGAATGAATAGAATATGCCAAATAATAAGGATTACACTTTTTTGGGTCTAATGAAATACAAGCCAAATGCTTTGTGTTTATTGCTGTAGGAATATCTTCAGGTATTACAGCCGAACGACCAACTGTTCCCATTATAGTTATAATGACATCTCTTGGAAAAACCGTGTATCTTTTTAAATCTTCGTACTTTTCATTAGTTATATACCTTTTTTCTTTCCATTGAAAAGTGTTTTTGACAGCATTGTCTATCCCTAAGACTGCAACCGGTCCGCTTTCTACAAATTCAGTATGTTTAAGATTACTCCCGAAAGGTCCAGTTCTCATAGAGTTTTTCTTATTCAATGCTAAGGATTTAATCTGAACATCTCCCCAAACATCAAATTGTTCATTTGCTTTTCCAAACATTCTCAAAAACTGAGAACTTAATAGCTCATCCAATAAAGTAATACTGTCTTCTCTTTTTTGTACTAATTCGCTCGCTTTGTCTAGTAGAGAAACTATTTTATTTTGGGCTTCTATTGGGAGAATAGGAATATCTAGCTTCTGAATATATTTCTTAGATATATGTTTTAATCCAGCCCCTTTGAACCCTCTTTCTAATAAATGTAGATTCCCAAAAAGGTAGTAATAGACAAACTTTGTATTAAAATTTTCGTCTCTAGCTATCGCAACAATACAATCTGTTGAAGTTGAAAATGGCTCGTTTGCATAATGCACACTTGCACTTCCACCTGTTCCAAAAATTAATGCTTCATCAAAAAATTGCTCTGTATTCACAAACTTTTTGAGAATTGAACTTGAAGTATAAAAAGGAAACCTACCTTCATCAAGTCCATCACCTGCCTTTATTTTGGATTTGGGCCCAAACCAAAAGATATCATCGAATTTTTTTGTGTTCATCCTATCAAGTCATTTAGTTCTTGCATATCTGCTAAAATTCCCTGTTCCATTTCCATTAATTTTACTAAAATGGCTTTTGGTGGGTCATATTTTTGCTCGGTATATTCATACTCTTTATATCGGTTGTAACTAAGGTCTAAATCGTTATCTTGTATTTCGGATAGTGGAACAAAAAAGTGATTTTTACGGTCTGGATATGTTGTTGTTTTTCTAGCGGCATATTCATTATTTACTATAGGTAGTGGATTTTCTTTTAGTTTTCTACGGTTGTCGTCTAAACTATACCCATCATTTTCTAAGGTATAAAACCAAACTTTATCAGTATGCCACGTTTTGCTATCTTCTTCTACCTTGGTAAATACCAAAATAGCCGTTTTTACACCAGTATAAGGCTTAAAAGCACCAGCAGGCAATGAAATAACGGCTTCTAACTGATTGTCTTTTAATAATATTTCTCTAGTTGCTTTCTGAGCTTTATTACCTCCAAATA encodes the following:
- a CDS encoding restriction endonuclease subunit S; this encodes MNTKKFDDIFWFGPKSKIKAGDGLDEGRFPFYTSSSILKKFVNTEQFFDEALIFGTGGSASVHYANEPFSTSTDCIVAIARDENFNTKFVYYYLFGNLHLLERGFKGAGLKHISKKYIQKLDIPILPIEAQNKIVSLLDKASELVQKREDSITLLDELLSSQFLRMFGKANEQFDVWGDVQIKSLALNKKNSMRTGPFGSNLKHTEFVESGPVAVLGIDNAVKNTFQWKEKRYITNEKYEDLKRYTVFPRDVIITIMGTVGRSAVIPEDIPTAINTKHLACISLDPKKCNPYYLAYSIHSNPYISYQMKAQEKGAIMAGLNLTIIKDLKLKDVPIELQNKFETIYHNIQVQKETLIQSKTELENLYNSLLQRAFSGQLNFNVDAELDVLLAAIDVDKEENDIRDIATVYASRLLERLDSQDFENQTQYQQAKQVAFQMLKEGAIEQEYDVKDSAVKMKLV